A window of Ictidomys tridecemlineatus isolate mIctTri1 chromosome 1, mIctTri1.hap1, whole genome shotgun sequence contains these coding sequences:
- the Grm6 gene encoding metabotropic glutamate receptor 6 isoform X1: MWKERVPPSPMLRRGLCPRPQGGFPSFPGILKSSLAEGSGHLSQTCPETTAAGAVPEPMARPWSAGESLLLALLPPLAWLAQAGLARAAGSVRLAGGLTLGGLFPVHARGAAGRACGQLKKEQGVHRLEAMLYALDRVNADPELLPGVRLGARLLDTCSRDTYALEQALSFVQALIQGRGDGEEARVRCPGGVPPLRAAPPERVVAVVGASASSVSIMVANVLRLFAIPQISYASTAPELSDSTRFDFFSRVVPPDSYQAQAMVDIVRALGWNYVSTLASEGNYGESGVEAFVQISREAGGVCIAQSIKIPREPKPGEFNKVIRRLMETPNARGIIIFANEDDIRRVLEAARQANLTGHFLWVGSDSWGSKIAPILNLEDVAVGAITILPKRASIDGFDQYFMTRSLENNRRNIWFAEFWEENFNCKLTSSGSQSDDTTRKCTGEERIGQDSAYEQEGKVQFVIDAVYAIAHALHSMHQALCPGHIGLCPAMEPTDGRTLLQYIRAVRFNGSAGTPVMFNENGDAPGRYDIFQYQATNGSASSGGYQAVGQWAEVLRLDVSGTDQGLGVGDGPLIPGSRGHWPVSSIQVEALQWSGDPREVPISQCSLPCVPGERKKMVKGVPCCWHCEACDGYRFQVDEFTCEACPGDMRPTPNHTGCRPTPVVRLTWSSPWAAPPLLLAVLGIMATTTVVATFVRHNNTPIVRASGRELSYVLLTGIFLIYAITFLMVAEPGDAVCAARRLFLGLGTTLSYSALLTKTNRIYRIFEQGKRSVTPPPFISPTSQLLITFSLTSLQVVGVIAWLGAQPPHSIIDYEEQRTVDPEQARGVLKCDMSDLSLIGCLGYSLLLMVTCTVYAIKARGVPETFNEAKPIGFTMYTTCIIWLAFVPIFFGTAQSAEKIYIQTTTLTVSLSLSASVSLGMLYVPKTYVILFHPEQNVQKRKRSLKATSAAAAPPKGENAEDPK, from the exons ATGTGGAAAGAGCGGGTTCCACCATCCCCCATGCTCAGGAGGGGTCTCTGCCCTCGCCCTCAGGGTGGTTTCCCATCCTTCCCCGGAATCCTTAAATCCTCTCTCGCTGAGGGCTCTGGGCATCTGTCACAGACTTGTCCTGAAACGACAGCTGCTGGTGCAG TCCCTGAGCCAATGGCGCGGCCCTGGAGCGCTGGGGAGTCACTGCTGCTGGCGCTGCTGCCGCCGCTGGCGTGGCTGGCGCAGGCGGGCCTGGCGCGCGCCGCGGGCTCGGTGCGCCTGGCAGGCGGGCTCACTCTAGGTGGCCTGTTTCCTGTGCACGCGAGGGGCGCAGCCGGCAGGGCTTGCGGTCAGCTGAAGAAGGAGCAGGGCGTACATCGGCTCGAAGCCATGCTGTATGCGCTGGACCGCGTGAACGCTGACCCGGAGCTGCTGCCCGGTGTGCGCCTGGGCGCGCGGTTGCTGGATACCTGCTCTCGGGACACGTACGCGCTGGAGCAGGCGCTGAGCTTCGTGCAGGCGCTGATCCAAGGCCGTGGCGACGGCGAGGAGGCGAGAGTGCGCTGCCCTGGGGGCGTCCCTCCGCTGCGAGCTGCGCCCCCGGAGCGAGTGGTGGCGGTCGTGGGCGCTTCGGCAAGCTCGGTCTCTATCATGGTTGCTAATGTCCTGCGCCTGTTTGCG ATACCCCAGATAAGCTATGCCTCCACGGCGCCAGAGCTCAGCGACTCCACACGCTTCGACTTCTTCTCCCGAGTGGTGCCACCTGACTCCTACCAGGCCCAGGCTATGGTGGACATTGTGCGGGCACTGGGATGGAACTATGTGTCTACTTTGGCCTCTGAAGGCAACTATGGCGAGAGCGGTGTTGAGGCCTTTGTGCAGATTTCCAGGGAGGCTG GGGGGGTCTGTATTGCCCAGTCCATCAAGATTCCCAGGGAACCAAAGCCAGGAGAATTCAACAAGGTGATCAGGAGACTCATGGAGACACCCAACGCACGAGGGATCATCATCTTTGCCAATGAGGATGACATCAG GAGGGTCCTGGAGGCAGCACGCCAGGCCAACCTGACTGGGCACTTCTTGTGGGTTGGCTCAGACAGCTGGGGATCCAAGATCGCACCCATTCTGAACCTAGAGGATGTGGCTGTGGGGGCTATCACTATCCTGCCCAAAAGGGCCTCCATTGACG GATTTGACCAATACTTTATGACTCGCTCCCTGGAGAACAACCGCAGGAATATCTGGTTTGCTGAGTTCTGGGAAGAAAATTTTAACTGCAAACTGACCAGTTCAGGTAGCCAGTCAGATGATACCACCCGCAAATGCACAG GTGAAGAACGCATCGGCCAGGACTCTGCCTACGAGCAGGAGGGGAAGGTGCAGTTTGTGATTGATGCCGTGTACGCCATTGCCCACGCCCTCCACAGCATGCACCAGGCGCTGTGCCCTGGGCATATAGGCCTGTGCCCAGCAATGGAACCCACTGATGGCCGGACGCTGCTACAGTATATTCGAGCTGTCCGCTTTAATG GCAGCGCGGGAACCCCAGTGATGTTCAATGAGAATGGAGATGCGCCCGGGCGATACGACATCTTCCAGTACCAGGCAACAAATGGCAGTGCCAGCAGTGGCGGGTACCAGGCTGTGGGCCAATGGGCAGAGGTCCTCAGGCTGGACGTAAGTGGCACAGACCAAGGTCTGGGGGTAGGTGATGGGCCCTTAATTCCTGGTAGTAGAGGTCACTGGCCTGTTTCATCTATCCAGGTGGAAGCCCTGCAGTGGTCAGGCGACCCACGCGAGGTTCCCATTTCCCAATGCAGCCTCCCCTGTGTGCCCGGTGAGCGTAAAAAGATGGTGAAGGGTGTTCCCTGTTGTTGGCACTGCGAGGCCTGCGATGGGTACCGCTTCCAGGTGGATGAGTTCACCTGTGAGGCCTGTCCCGGGGACATGAGGCCCACGCCCAATCACACCGGCTGCCGCCCCACGCCCGTGGTGCGCCTGACCTGGTCCTCCCCCTGGGCTGCCCCGCCCCTCCTCCTGGCCGTGCTGGGGATCATGGCCACCACCACGGTGGTGGCCACCTTTGTGCGGCACAACAACACCCCCATCGTCCGCGCTTCTGGCCGCGAGCTCAGCTACGTGCTCCTCACCGGTATCTTCCTCATCTATGCCATCACCTTCCTCATGGTGGCAGAGCCGGGGGACGCCGTCTGTGCCGCCCGCAGGCTCTTCCTGGGCCTGGGCACCACTCTCAGCTACTCCGCCTTGCTCACCAAGACCAACCGCATCTACCGGATCTTTGAGCAAGGGAAGCGCTCGGTCACACCCCCGCCTTTCATCAGCCCCACCTCGCAGCTCCTCATCACCTTCAGCCTCACCTCCCTGCAG GTGGTGGGTGTGATAGCATGGCTGGGGGCCCAGCCCCCACACAGCATTATTGACTACGAGGAACAGCGGACGGTGGACCCGGAGCAGGCCAGAGGGGTGCTCAAGTGTGACATGTCGGATCTGTCTCTCATCGGCTGCCTGGGCTACAGCCTCCTGCTCATGGTCACGTGCACTGTGTATGCCATCAAGGCTCGTGGTGTGCCTGAGACCTTCAATGAGGCCAAGCCCATTGGCTTCACCATGTACACCACCTGCATCATCTGGCTGGCTTTTGTGCCTATCTTCTTTGGCACTGCCCAGTCAGCTGAAAAG ATCTACATCCAGACCACTACACTGACTGTGTCCTTGAGCCTGAGTGCATCGGTGTCCCTCGGCATGCTCTACGTGCCCAAGACCTACGTCATCCTGTTCCATCCAGAGCAGAACGTGCAGAAGCGGAAGCGGAGCCTCAAGGCAACCTCCGCTGCGGCCGCCCCACCCAAGGGCGAGAACGCAGAGGACCCCAAGTAG
- the Grm6 gene encoding metabotropic glutamate receptor 6 isoform X5 — MWKERVPPSPMLRRGLCPRPQGGFPSFPGILKSSLAEGSGHLSQTCPETTAAGAVPEPMARPWSAGESLLLALLPPLAWLAQAGLARAAGSVRLAGGLTLGGLFPVHARGAAGRACGQLKKEQGVHRLEAMLYALDRVNADPELLPGVRLGARLLDTCSRDTYALEQALSFVQALIQGRGDGEEARVRCPGGVPPLRAAPPERVVAVVGASASSVSIMVANVLRLFAIPQISYASTAPELSDSTRFDFFSRVVPPDSYQAQAMVDIVRALGWNYVSTLASEGNYGESGVEAFVQISREAGGVCIAQSIKIPREPKPGEFNKVIRRLMETPNARGIIIFANEDDIRRVLEAARQANLTGHFLWVGSDSWGSKIAPILNLEDVAVGAITILPKRASIDGFDQYFMTRSLENNRRNIWFAEFWEENFNCKLTSSGSQSDDTTRKCTGEERIGQDSAYEQEGKVQFVIDAVYAIAHALHSMHQALCPGHIGLCPAMEPTDGRTLLQYIRAVRFNGSAGTPVMFNENGDAPGRYDIFQYQATNGSASSGGYQAVGQWAEVLRLDVEALQWSGDPREVPISQCSLPCVPEPGDAVCAARRLFLGLGTTLSYSALLTKTNRIYRIFEQGKRSVTPPPFISPTSQLLITFSLTSLQVVGVIAWLGAQPPHSIIDYEEQRTVDPEQARGVLKCDMSDLSLIGCLGYSLLLMVTCTVYAIKARGVPETFNEAKPIGFTMYTTCIIWLAFVPIFFGTAQSAEKIYIQTTTLTVSLSLSASVSLGMLYVPKTYVILFHPEQNVQKRKRSLKATSAAAAPPKGENAEDPK; from the exons ATGTGGAAAGAGCGGGTTCCACCATCCCCCATGCTCAGGAGGGGTCTCTGCCCTCGCCCTCAGGGTGGTTTCCCATCCTTCCCCGGAATCCTTAAATCCTCTCTCGCTGAGGGCTCTGGGCATCTGTCACAGACTTGTCCTGAAACGACAGCTGCTGGTGCAG TCCCTGAGCCAATGGCGCGGCCCTGGAGCGCTGGGGAGTCACTGCTGCTGGCGCTGCTGCCGCCGCTGGCGTGGCTGGCGCAGGCGGGCCTGGCGCGCGCCGCGGGCTCGGTGCGCCTGGCAGGCGGGCTCACTCTAGGTGGCCTGTTTCCTGTGCACGCGAGGGGCGCAGCCGGCAGGGCTTGCGGTCAGCTGAAGAAGGAGCAGGGCGTACATCGGCTCGAAGCCATGCTGTATGCGCTGGACCGCGTGAACGCTGACCCGGAGCTGCTGCCCGGTGTGCGCCTGGGCGCGCGGTTGCTGGATACCTGCTCTCGGGACACGTACGCGCTGGAGCAGGCGCTGAGCTTCGTGCAGGCGCTGATCCAAGGCCGTGGCGACGGCGAGGAGGCGAGAGTGCGCTGCCCTGGGGGCGTCCCTCCGCTGCGAGCTGCGCCCCCGGAGCGAGTGGTGGCGGTCGTGGGCGCTTCGGCAAGCTCGGTCTCTATCATGGTTGCTAATGTCCTGCGCCTGTTTGCG ATACCCCAGATAAGCTATGCCTCCACGGCGCCAGAGCTCAGCGACTCCACACGCTTCGACTTCTTCTCCCGAGTGGTGCCACCTGACTCCTACCAGGCCCAGGCTATGGTGGACATTGTGCGGGCACTGGGATGGAACTATGTGTCTACTTTGGCCTCTGAAGGCAACTATGGCGAGAGCGGTGTTGAGGCCTTTGTGCAGATTTCCAGGGAGGCTG GGGGGGTCTGTATTGCCCAGTCCATCAAGATTCCCAGGGAACCAAAGCCAGGAGAATTCAACAAGGTGATCAGGAGACTCATGGAGACACCCAACGCACGAGGGATCATCATCTTTGCCAATGAGGATGACATCAG GAGGGTCCTGGAGGCAGCACGCCAGGCCAACCTGACTGGGCACTTCTTGTGGGTTGGCTCAGACAGCTGGGGATCCAAGATCGCACCCATTCTGAACCTAGAGGATGTGGCTGTGGGGGCTATCACTATCCTGCCCAAAAGGGCCTCCATTGACG GATTTGACCAATACTTTATGACTCGCTCCCTGGAGAACAACCGCAGGAATATCTGGTTTGCTGAGTTCTGGGAAGAAAATTTTAACTGCAAACTGACCAGTTCAGGTAGCCAGTCAGATGATACCACCCGCAAATGCACAG GTGAAGAACGCATCGGCCAGGACTCTGCCTACGAGCAGGAGGGGAAGGTGCAGTTTGTGATTGATGCCGTGTACGCCATTGCCCACGCCCTCCACAGCATGCACCAGGCGCTGTGCCCTGGGCATATAGGCCTGTGCCCAGCAATGGAACCCACTGATGGCCGGACGCTGCTACAGTATATTCGAGCTGTCCGCTTTAATG GCAGCGCGGGAACCCCAGTGATGTTCAATGAGAATGGAGATGCGCCCGGGCGATACGACATCTTCCAGTACCAGGCAACAAATGGCAGTGCCAGCAGTGGCGGGTACCAGGCTGTGGGCCAATGGGCAGAGGTCCTCAGGCTGGAC GTGGAAGCCCTGCAGTGGTCAGGCGACCCACGCGAGGTTCCCATTTCCCAATGCAGCCTCCCCTGTGTGCCCG AGCCGGGGGACGCCGTCTGTGCCGCCCGCAGGCTCTTCCTGGGCCTGGGCACCACTCTCAGCTACTCCGCCTTGCTCACCAAGACCAACCGCATCTACCGGATCTTTGAGCAAGGGAAGCGCTCGGTCACACCCCCGCCTTTCATCAGCCCCACCTCGCAGCTCCTCATCACCTTCAGCCTCACCTCCCTGCAG GTGGTGGGTGTGATAGCATGGCTGGGGGCCCAGCCCCCACACAGCATTATTGACTACGAGGAACAGCGGACGGTGGACCCGGAGCAGGCCAGAGGGGTGCTCAAGTGTGACATGTCGGATCTGTCTCTCATCGGCTGCCTGGGCTACAGCCTCCTGCTCATGGTCACGTGCACTGTGTATGCCATCAAGGCTCGTGGTGTGCCTGAGACCTTCAATGAGGCCAAGCCCATTGGCTTCACCATGTACACCACCTGCATCATCTGGCTGGCTTTTGTGCCTATCTTCTTTGGCACTGCCCAGTCAGCTGAAAAG ATCTACATCCAGACCACTACACTGACTGTGTCCTTGAGCCTGAGTGCATCGGTGTCCCTCGGCATGCTCTACGTGCCCAAGACCTACGTCATCCTGTTCCATCCAGAGCAGAACGTGCAGAAGCGGAAGCGGAGCCTCAAGGCAACCTCCGCTGCGGCCGCCCCACCCAAGGGCGAGAACGCAGAGGACCCCAAGTAG
- the Grm6 gene encoding metabotropic glutamate receptor 6 isoform X2 — translation MWKERVPPSPMLRRGLCPRPQGGFPSFPGILKSSLAEGSGHLSQTCPETTAAGAVPEPMARPWSAGESLLLALLPPLAWLAQAGLARAAGSVRLAGGLTLGGLFPVHARGAAGRACGQLKKEQGVHRLEAMLYALDRVNADPELLPGVRLGARLLDTCSRDTYALEQALSFVQALIQGRGDGEEARVRCPGGVPPLRAAPPERVVAVVGASASSVSIMVANVLRLFAIPQISYASTAPELSDSTRFDFFSRVVPPDSYQAQAMVDIVRALGWNYVSTLASEGNYGESGVEAFVQISREAGGVCIAQSIKIPREPKPGEFNKVIRRLMETPNARGIIIFANEDDIRRVLEAARQANLTGHFLWVGSDSWGSKIAPILNLEDVAVGAITILPKRASIDGFDQYFMTRSLENNRRNIWFAEFWEENFNCKLTSSGSQSDDTTRKCTGEERIGQDSAYEQEGKVQFVIDAVYAIAHALHSMHQALCPGHIGLCPAMEPTDGRTLLQYIRAVRFNGSAGTPVMFNENGDAPGRYDIFQYQATNGSASSGGYQAVGQWAEVLRLDVEALQWSGDPREVPISQCSLPCVPGERKKMVKGVPCCWHCEACDGYRFQVDEFTCEACPGDMRPTPNHTGCRPTPVVRLTWSSPWAAPPLLLAVLGIMATTTVVATFVRHNNTPIVRASGRELSYVLLTGIFLIYAITFLMVAEPGDAVCAARRLFLGLGTTLSYSALLTKTNRIYRIFEQGKRSVTPPPFISPTSQLLITFSLTSLQVVGVIAWLGAQPPHSIIDYEEQRTVDPEQARGVLKCDMSDLSLIGCLGYSLLLMVTCTVYAIKARGVPETFNEAKPIGFTMYTTCIIWLAFVPIFFGTAQSAEKIYIQTTTLTVSLSLSASVSLGMLYVPKTYVILFHPEQNVQKRKRSLKATSAAAAPPKGENAEDPK, via the exons ATGTGGAAAGAGCGGGTTCCACCATCCCCCATGCTCAGGAGGGGTCTCTGCCCTCGCCCTCAGGGTGGTTTCCCATCCTTCCCCGGAATCCTTAAATCCTCTCTCGCTGAGGGCTCTGGGCATCTGTCACAGACTTGTCCTGAAACGACAGCTGCTGGTGCAG TCCCTGAGCCAATGGCGCGGCCCTGGAGCGCTGGGGAGTCACTGCTGCTGGCGCTGCTGCCGCCGCTGGCGTGGCTGGCGCAGGCGGGCCTGGCGCGCGCCGCGGGCTCGGTGCGCCTGGCAGGCGGGCTCACTCTAGGTGGCCTGTTTCCTGTGCACGCGAGGGGCGCAGCCGGCAGGGCTTGCGGTCAGCTGAAGAAGGAGCAGGGCGTACATCGGCTCGAAGCCATGCTGTATGCGCTGGACCGCGTGAACGCTGACCCGGAGCTGCTGCCCGGTGTGCGCCTGGGCGCGCGGTTGCTGGATACCTGCTCTCGGGACACGTACGCGCTGGAGCAGGCGCTGAGCTTCGTGCAGGCGCTGATCCAAGGCCGTGGCGACGGCGAGGAGGCGAGAGTGCGCTGCCCTGGGGGCGTCCCTCCGCTGCGAGCTGCGCCCCCGGAGCGAGTGGTGGCGGTCGTGGGCGCTTCGGCAAGCTCGGTCTCTATCATGGTTGCTAATGTCCTGCGCCTGTTTGCG ATACCCCAGATAAGCTATGCCTCCACGGCGCCAGAGCTCAGCGACTCCACACGCTTCGACTTCTTCTCCCGAGTGGTGCCACCTGACTCCTACCAGGCCCAGGCTATGGTGGACATTGTGCGGGCACTGGGATGGAACTATGTGTCTACTTTGGCCTCTGAAGGCAACTATGGCGAGAGCGGTGTTGAGGCCTTTGTGCAGATTTCCAGGGAGGCTG GGGGGGTCTGTATTGCCCAGTCCATCAAGATTCCCAGGGAACCAAAGCCAGGAGAATTCAACAAGGTGATCAGGAGACTCATGGAGACACCCAACGCACGAGGGATCATCATCTTTGCCAATGAGGATGACATCAG GAGGGTCCTGGAGGCAGCACGCCAGGCCAACCTGACTGGGCACTTCTTGTGGGTTGGCTCAGACAGCTGGGGATCCAAGATCGCACCCATTCTGAACCTAGAGGATGTGGCTGTGGGGGCTATCACTATCCTGCCCAAAAGGGCCTCCATTGACG GATTTGACCAATACTTTATGACTCGCTCCCTGGAGAACAACCGCAGGAATATCTGGTTTGCTGAGTTCTGGGAAGAAAATTTTAACTGCAAACTGACCAGTTCAGGTAGCCAGTCAGATGATACCACCCGCAAATGCACAG GTGAAGAACGCATCGGCCAGGACTCTGCCTACGAGCAGGAGGGGAAGGTGCAGTTTGTGATTGATGCCGTGTACGCCATTGCCCACGCCCTCCACAGCATGCACCAGGCGCTGTGCCCTGGGCATATAGGCCTGTGCCCAGCAATGGAACCCACTGATGGCCGGACGCTGCTACAGTATATTCGAGCTGTCCGCTTTAATG GCAGCGCGGGAACCCCAGTGATGTTCAATGAGAATGGAGATGCGCCCGGGCGATACGACATCTTCCAGTACCAGGCAACAAATGGCAGTGCCAGCAGTGGCGGGTACCAGGCTGTGGGCCAATGGGCAGAGGTCCTCAGGCTGGAC GTGGAAGCCCTGCAGTGGTCAGGCGACCCACGCGAGGTTCCCATTTCCCAATGCAGCCTCCCCTGTGTGCCCGGTGAGCGTAAAAAGATGGTGAAGGGTGTTCCCTGTTGTTGGCACTGCGAGGCCTGCGATGGGTACCGCTTCCAGGTGGATGAGTTCACCTGTGAGGCCTGTCCCGGGGACATGAGGCCCACGCCCAATCACACCGGCTGCCGCCCCACGCCCGTGGTGCGCCTGACCTGGTCCTCCCCCTGGGCTGCCCCGCCCCTCCTCCTGGCCGTGCTGGGGATCATGGCCACCACCACGGTGGTGGCCACCTTTGTGCGGCACAACAACACCCCCATCGTCCGCGCTTCTGGCCGCGAGCTCAGCTACGTGCTCCTCACCGGTATCTTCCTCATCTATGCCATCACCTTCCTCATGGTGGCAGAGCCGGGGGACGCCGTCTGTGCCGCCCGCAGGCTCTTCCTGGGCCTGGGCACCACTCTCAGCTACTCCGCCTTGCTCACCAAGACCAACCGCATCTACCGGATCTTTGAGCAAGGGAAGCGCTCGGTCACACCCCCGCCTTTCATCAGCCCCACCTCGCAGCTCCTCATCACCTTCAGCCTCACCTCCCTGCAG GTGGTGGGTGTGATAGCATGGCTGGGGGCCCAGCCCCCACACAGCATTATTGACTACGAGGAACAGCGGACGGTGGACCCGGAGCAGGCCAGAGGGGTGCTCAAGTGTGACATGTCGGATCTGTCTCTCATCGGCTGCCTGGGCTACAGCCTCCTGCTCATGGTCACGTGCACTGTGTATGCCATCAAGGCTCGTGGTGTGCCTGAGACCTTCAATGAGGCCAAGCCCATTGGCTTCACCATGTACACCACCTGCATCATCTGGCTGGCTTTTGTGCCTATCTTCTTTGGCACTGCCCAGTCAGCTGAAAAG ATCTACATCCAGACCACTACACTGACTGTGTCCTTGAGCCTGAGTGCATCGGTGTCCCTCGGCATGCTCTACGTGCCCAAGACCTACGTCATCCTGTTCCATCCAGAGCAGAACGTGCAGAAGCGGAAGCGGAGCCTCAAGGCAACCTCCGCTGCGGCCGCCCCACCCAAGGGCGAGAACGCAGAGGACCCCAAGTAG
- the Grm6 gene encoding metabotropic glutamate receptor 6 isoform X7, whose product MSCACLRVTDLHPQRSCPSCLQIPQISYASTAPELSDSTRFDFFSRVVPPDSYQAQAMVDIVRALGWNYVSTLASEGNYGESGVEAFVQISREAGGVCIAQSIKIPREPKPGEFNKVIRRLMETPNARGIIIFANEDDIRRVLEAARQANLTGHFLWVGSDSWGSKIAPILNLEDVAVGAITILPKRASIDGFDQYFMTRSLENNRRNIWFAEFWEENFNCKLTSSGSQSDDTTRKCTGEERIGQDSAYEQEGKVQFVIDAVYAIAHALHSMHQALCPGHIGLCPAMEPTDGRTLLQYIRAVRFNGSAGTPVMFNENGDAPGRYDIFQYQATNGSASSGGYQAVGQWAEVLRLDVEALQWSGDPREVPISQCSLPCVPGERKKMVKGVPCCWHCEACDGYRFQVDEFTCEACPGDMRPTPNHTGCRPTPVVRLTWSSPWAAPPLLLAVLGIMATTTVVATFVRHNNTPIVRASGRELSYVLLTGIFLIYAITFLMVAEPGDAVCAARRLFLGLGTTLSYSALLTKTNRIYRIFEQGKRSVTPPPFISPTSQLLITFSLTSLQVVGVIAWLGAQPPHSIIDYEEQRTVDPEQARGVLKCDMSDLSLIGCLGYSLLLMVTCTVYAIKARGVPETFNEAKPIGFTMYTTCIIWLAFVPIFFGTAQSAEKIYIQTTTLTVSLSLSASVSLGMLYVPKTYVILFHPEQNVQKRKRSLKATSAAAAPPKGENAEDPK is encoded by the exons ATGTCCTGCGCCTGTTTGCG GGTTACTGACCTTCATCCACAGCGCAGCTGTCCTTCCTGCCTCCAGATACCCCAGATAAGCTATGCCTCCACGGCGCCAGAGCTCAGCGACTCCACACGCTTCGACTTCTTCTCCCGAGTGGTGCCACCTGACTCCTACCAGGCCCAGGCTATGGTGGACATTGTGCGGGCACTGGGATGGAACTATGTGTCTACTTTGGCCTCTGAAGGCAACTATGGCGAGAGCGGTGTTGAGGCCTTTGTGCAGATTTCCAGGGAGGCTG GGGGGGTCTGTATTGCCCAGTCCATCAAGATTCCCAGGGAACCAAAGCCAGGAGAATTCAACAAGGTGATCAGGAGACTCATGGAGACACCCAACGCACGAGGGATCATCATCTTTGCCAATGAGGATGACATCAG GAGGGTCCTGGAGGCAGCACGCCAGGCCAACCTGACTGGGCACTTCTTGTGGGTTGGCTCAGACAGCTGGGGATCCAAGATCGCACCCATTCTGAACCTAGAGGATGTGGCTGTGGGGGCTATCACTATCCTGCCCAAAAGGGCCTCCATTGACG GATTTGACCAATACTTTATGACTCGCTCCCTGGAGAACAACCGCAGGAATATCTGGTTTGCTGAGTTCTGGGAAGAAAATTTTAACTGCAAACTGACCAGTTCAGGTAGCCAGTCAGATGATACCACCCGCAAATGCACAG GTGAAGAACGCATCGGCCAGGACTCTGCCTACGAGCAGGAGGGGAAGGTGCAGTTTGTGATTGATGCCGTGTACGCCATTGCCCACGCCCTCCACAGCATGCACCAGGCGCTGTGCCCTGGGCATATAGGCCTGTGCCCAGCAATGGAACCCACTGATGGCCGGACGCTGCTACAGTATATTCGAGCTGTCCGCTTTAATG GCAGCGCGGGAACCCCAGTGATGTTCAATGAGAATGGAGATGCGCCCGGGCGATACGACATCTTCCAGTACCAGGCAACAAATGGCAGTGCCAGCAGTGGCGGGTACCAGGCTGTGGGCCAATGGGCAGAGGTCCTCAGGCTGGAC GTGGAAGCCCTGCAGTGGTCAGGCGACCCACGCGAGGTTCCCATTTCCCAATGCAGCCTCCCCTGTGTGCCCGGTGAGCGTAAAAAGATGGTGAAGGGTGTTCCCTGTTGTTGGCACTGCGAGGCCTGCGATGGGTACCGCTTCCAGGTGGATGAGTTCACCTGTGAGGCCTGTCCCGGGGACATGAGGCCCACGCCCAATCACACCGGCTGCCGCCCCACGCCCGTGGTGCGCCTGACCTGGTCCTCCCCCTGGGCTGCCCCGCCCCTCCTCCTGGCCGTGCTGGGGATCATGGCCACCACCACGGTGGTGGCCACCTTTGTGCGGCACAACAACACCCCCATCGTCCGCGCTTCTGGCCGCGAGCTCAGCTACGTGCTCCTCACCGGTATCTTCCTCATCTATGCCATCACCTTCCTCATGGTGGCAGAGCCGGGGGACGCCGTCTGTGCCGCCCGCAGGCTCTTCCTGGGCCTGGGCACCACTCTCAGCTACTCCGCCTTGCTCACCAAGACCAACCGCATCTACCGGATCTTTGAGCAAGGGAAGCGCTCGGTCACACCCCCGCCTTTCATCAGCCCCACCTCGCAGCTCCTCATCACCTTCAGCCTCACCTCCCTGCAG GTGGTGGGTGTGATAGCATGGCTGGGGGCCCAGCCCCCACACAGCATTATTGACTACGAGGAACAGCGGACGGTGGACCCGGAGCAGGCCAGAGGGGTGCTCAAGTGTGACATGTCGGATCTGTCTCTCATCGGCTGCCTGGGCTACAGCCTCCTGCTCATGGTCACGTGCACTGTGTATGCCATCAAGGCTCGTGGTGTGCCTGAGACCTTCAATGAGGCCAAGCCCATTGGCTTCACCATGTACACCACCTGCATCATCTGGCTGGCTTTTGTGCCTATCTTCTTTGGCACTGCCCAGTCAGCTGAAAAG ATCTACATCCAGACCACTACACTGACTGTGTCCTTGAGCCTGAGTGCATCGGTGTCCCTCGGCATGCTCTACGTGCCCAAGACCTACGTCATCCTGTTCCATCCAGAGCAGAACGTGCAGAAGCGGAAGCGGAGCCTCAAGGCAACCTCCGCTGCGGCCGCCCCACCCAAGGGCGAGAACGCAGAGGACCCCAAGTAG